One stretch of Oncorhynchus gorbuscha isolate QuinsamMale2020 ecotype Even-year linkage group LG21, OgorEven_v1.0, whole genome shotgun sequence DNA includes these proteins:
- the LOC124008453 gene encoding calsequestrin-2-like, with protein sequence MQLLWLSLLPCLYLASLCSAEQGLEFPSFDGKDRVLHINERNYKKALKRFDMLCLLYHEPQPAHKGRQKQLQMTELVLELTAQVLEDKDIGFGMVDSQKDAKVAKKLGLEEEGSLYIFKDDRVIEFDGEFSADTLVEFLLDVLEDPVELISNPMELRAFERMEEDIRLIGYFKGEDSYYKAFQEASERFQPYIKFFATFDKATAKHLSLKMNEVNFYEPFMEEPAILPGRQLSEMEIVEFVHQHKRATLRKLRAEDMFETWEDNLDGIHIVAFAEEEDPDGYEFLEILKDVARDNTNNPELSIVWIDPDDFPLLTTYWEKTFKVNLFKPQIGVVNVTDADSVWLDMSNDEDLPTAEELEDWIEDVLSGKVNTEDDDDVKDDYDGVDREDRHQSDDHDDHGDDYDDHDDSD encoded by the exons ATGCAGCTCCTCTGGCTGTCCCTATTGCCCTGTCTGTACCTGGCCTCGCTGTGCTCTGCAGAACAGGGACTGGAGTTCCCTAGCTTTGACGGGAAGGACCGCGTTTTGCACATCAACGAACGCAACTACAAGAAGGCTCTGAAGAGGTTTGACATGCTATGCCTACTCTACCATGAACCACAGCCGGCTCACAAAGGCAGACAGAAGCAGCTTCAGATGACTGAGCTTGTGCTGGAG CTGACTGCACAGGTCCTGGAGGACAAGGACATTGGCTTTGGGATGGTTGACTCTCAGAAGGATGCCAAAGTTGCCAAGAAACTGG GTTTGGAGGAGGAGGGCAGTCTTTACATCTTCAAGGACGACCGTGTGATCGAGTTTGACGGGGAATTCTCAGCAGACACCCTGGTGGAATTCCTGCTGGAT GTGTTGGAGGACCCAGTGGAGCTCATCAGTAACCCTATGGAACTGAGGGCCtttgagaggatggaggaagacatACGCCTCATTGGTTACTTCAAGGGAGAGGACTCAT ACTACAAGGCGTTCCAGGAGGCCTCAGAGCGGTTTCAGCCCTACATCAAGTTCTTCGCCACATTCGACAAAGCT ACGGCGAAGCACCTTTCTCTGAAGATGAACGAGGTGAACTTCTACGAGCCCTTCATGGAGGAACCAGCCATCCTCCCTGGCAGGCAACTCTCAGAGATGGAGATAGTGGAGTTTGTACACCAACACAAAAG GGCGACTCTGAGAAAGTTGCGTGCAGAGGACATGTTTGAGACATGG GAGGATAACCTGGATGGGATCCACATTGTAGCCTTTGCTGAGGAGGAAGACCCAG ATGGTTATGAGTTCCTGGAGATCCTGAAAGACGTTGCCAGAGACAACACCAACAACCCTGAGCTCAGTATAGTGTGGATTGACCCTGATGACTTCCCACTG TTGACCACATACTGGGAGAAGACCTTCAAGGTGAACCTGTTTAAGCCTCAGATTGGAGTTGTGAACGTGACAGAC GCGGACAGTGTCTGGCTGGACATGTCCAACGATGAAGACCTGCCCACAGCTGAGGAACTGGAGGACTGGATTGAAGACGTGCTGTCTGGGAAGGTCAACACTGAGGATGACGATGATGTGAAGGACGATTATGATGGGGTTGACAGGGAGGATAGGCACCAGAGTGACGATCACGATGATCATGGTGATGACTATGACGACCATGATGACAGTGACTAA